The DNA window AAAGGCGTCACAGATTAGAATCTTCATAACATCACCCTCTAATGAACCTTGATTCTATGGTTACAGGAGATAAACGGCTATTCCGTCTCGCAATTTTGGCTCGAACCAGGTCGATTTTGGCGGCATCACCTGCCCGGTGTCGGCCACGTTCCGCAATGCGCGCAAACTGACGGGTGGGACGACAAATGCCACCTTGAATTTACCCGAATCGACGAGCTTGACCAGCTCTCCGGTACCGCGGATGCCGCCGACGAAGTCAATCCGCTTGTCAGTGCGTGGCTTGGTGATGCCCAGGATCGGTTCCAGGAGGTTCTTCTGGAGAATGCTCACGTCGAGCGATTCAATCGGATCAAACTTGTTAAAGCTGTTCGGCAGCGGCAGAAGCTTATACCAACGACCATCGATATACATGCCGAGCACGCGGTCAATCTCCGGCTCCACCGACTTGCCGGCGGGCATGGCCGTCACCTCGAAGCGACTACGAATGAGGTTGAGAAACGCTGAGGGGTCGTGGCCGTTGAGGTCTTTGACCACGCGGTTATAGGGAAGAATTTTCAGTTGGTTCTCTGGAAAGATCACAGAGAGGAAAAAGGCGTGCGGTTCGTCACGCCCCGGCCCGCCGCCTGCAGCCCGACGCTGTTTACAGACATTGGCTGCCGCGGCACAGCGGTGATGGCCATCGGCG is part of the Candidatus Zixiibacteriota bacterium genome and encodes:
- a CDS encoding DUF1015 domain-containing protein; protein product: MELIDKVATPPYDVLSSDEARQMAAGNDFSFLRVTKPEITFPPDHSPAGNDLYERARDNLRRLIEVGAMVQDQEESVYVYRLRWRDVDQTGYMILSSCDDYLEGRIKRHEFTRPDKETDRTNLNDIVNAQTGPVFLFYQSDADLDAILAATAKTTPVYDFVAADVRHEFWVVNDKVKVKKIVTAFAGLEATYIADGHHRCAAAANVCKQRRAAGGGPGRDEPHAFFLSVIFPENQLKILPYNRVVKDLNGHDPSAFLNLIRSRFEVTAMPAGKSVEPEIDRVLGMYIDGRWYKLLPLPNSFNKFDPIESLDVSILQKNLLEPILGITKPRTDKRIDFVGGIRGTGELVKLVDSGKFKVAFVVPPVSLRALRNVADTGQVMPPKSTWFEPKLRDGIAVYLL